Below is a genomic region from Drosophila kikkawai strain 14028-0561.14 chromosome X, DkikHiC1v2, whole genome shotgun sequence.
CAGGTGGAAGGAGGCGAAATCTGAGGGCTTAGGGATAGTAGTGGCTGGGGCCCGGGAGAGTGCTCCTGTCAGCCGTCAAGCGGGAGAAATGAAATATGCGCGACTTCTACGGGCCAACTAAATGAACTCTGAACTTTATGCGAAATATCACCACCTGCATGCATGCATGTGTGTAcctgtgtgtgcctgtgtgtgtgtgtgctgcgtGTTTTAAACTTTTGCCGCTTGGCAAAGTAAATTTGCATACGGTTTTTTCGGTTAAGTGAGACGGGGGGACAGGTGGTGGCAAAGAACACGGTAAAAAAAGATGTAAAAAGTGGGTGTATGTATAAGTTTTTTAAACTGAAGAGTATGAGACCTTTTTAAGCAAGCTCTTAGCttaatttatatgttttattcTATTTTGATTAACTATTTATATCAGTGCTGGGCGAAAGATTTAAAGAAAAGAGCCATTGCAGGAACATTGACCCACAGAGAGAGATGTGCGTTGAGTATAACACACGATTTGCTTTTGCAAGACTCTCTAGAGAGTCGTATTCTTTGCTTTGCTtcaggatatatatatttgataattaatttatgaatatcaataattaaaattatatattattatttaaaaaataaataagattcCAAAGCTTATCATAATTCCTCTGTGTAGCATTTGGCTTTCAATTTTTGCAGCTCGAAATGCCAAAAGTGCGTCACGAATGATAATATATGGGAGCTGGGACAGCAGTCTAGGTGAGGAAGTAGCCATAGCACCGGAAATTCCACAACTTGATGGGGAATTTCCGAAGTGCTACACACACTAGGGCGGGCTAGAGGCCAGGGATTAACCCGAAACAGACAGTTTTAACCCTGCAAAACAACACTTGAACTTAGGAACATCGGTATCTGAAGCCTTAACACTATTTACACtgtttttagatatttttacatttttattagatGATAAAAGAACATGAAGTCTTGGAATTCTAGCTAGGAAAGATAAAATACCTATACATCGAGGCTGAATTAATATGTTTCCATATAGAAGTCgatattttacaatatacaaatgatcgataaatcgatattctaTTTGTTATATCAAACCcatttaatcaaaaaaaaagagagccaaataaataaaataaaatagtttgtatatttttcgatatatcgattttggcattaatcgaaaaatattttattaacattaacTCCAATGTTTTTTGATTAATGAAATAATCAATATTCTtcgattaataaaaaaaatcaatatatcaaagtttacaatattttcttaagGATAATGACCGgcataccatatatatattttatatagaacATTTCCTCTTCATATAGTAAATTTCTTGTTATAATCGAGAATCCTTATCGGTGGACTTTTAGGTGACGAATTCGCACTTgggaatttttatttgataaatATTCTGTCattaatatatactttaaatatattggttTCATTTAAGAAacaaatatatcaaaaaatatataaattttttataatatatgtaaCATTATAGCCATACATTCCTTATTTTtacaacttaaaaaatatatatctcctGCAATGGGTTAATTTGAAGTCATTCCGGCGGCTGGCTCTAATTTTAGATGCCGGCTACGTCAGCAGGCCCATTTCGGAGACCGGCTTGTTTGATCAATAACCCAGATATATGGCCATAATAGCAACaatgatggcaacaacaatggcaatcGCACTGGCAACAGCCAGccttaaaaatcaacaaagcCCACACAGACGAAAAAAGCCGTGAGACCGCCGAGTTCAATCCGAATTCGAATCGCAGCCatcaaaattaattgcaaCCGCATTGTGCAATTAATTAAAGCCATTTAACACTCGCTCCGTTCTTCCTTCCAGTTGATAACTGCCGAATTTTCTGAACAACCAACGACAATAAAACGGGATATAAACAAAGTGCAATAAGGACATAATCCCAGGATACAAGGATACAGCCAAAATGGGACGCAAAGTGACCGTGGCGGTGTCCACTCTGAACCAGTGGGCCCTGGACTTTGAGGGCAATATGGCGAGAATATTGCAGTCCATCCTGGAGGCCAAGGACATGGGTGCCAGCTATCGCACGGGACCCGAGCTGGAGGTTTGGTAAGTTCTAGCTTAAGCCTATAGTGTCATTTCCCACAATAaggaaagaaattaaatgaaatagaGGCTAAATCTTGGGGATGAGAAAATTTGTGGGCTACTTCTCATCTTATTCTACAAAAATCCTCACTTTTCCTGAGCTTTCTCgcttcttttgtttttcccaCAGCGGCTACAGCTGCGAGGATCACTTCCGCGAGCCGGACACATTCCTGCACTCGTGGGAGGTGCTGCTGGAGGTGATGATGTCGCCCATCTGGTGAGTAGGCAGGCATCTTCTGCCATTTGTCCTGATTAACAATTCAACTCCCCCAGCGAGAATATGCTGGTGGACGTGGGCATGCCGGTGATGCACCGCAATGTGGCCTACAATTGCCGGGTGGCGTTTTTCAACCGCCAGCTCCTGCTGATCCGGCCCAAGATGGCCATGTGCGACGATGGCAACTATCGCGAGTCACGCTGGTTCACCGCCTGGACCAAGTCCCTGCAGACGGAGGAGTTCGTTCTGCCGCGAATGATTGCCCAGCACACGGGCCAGCAGACGGTACCGTTCGGGGACGCCGTGATAGCCACCAGGGACACCTGCCTCGGCTACGAGATCTGCGAGGAGCTGTGGAATGTGCGAAGCAAACACATCGAGATGTCGCTGGCAGGCGTCGAGCTGATCGTCAATAGCTCCGGCAGCTACATGGAGCTAAGGAAGGCCCACATCACCACCGATCTGATCCGGAATGCCAGCTTCAAGGCCGGCGGCGCCTATCTCTTCAGCAATCTGCGTGGCTGCGATGGTCAGCGGGTCTACTTTAACGGCTGCTCGGCCATCGCCCTGAACGGGGAGCTTTTGGCCCGCGGACAGCAGTTCGCCCTGCAGGATGTGGAGGTAACGCTGGCCACCATTGATCTGGAGGAGATTCGTGCCTACCGCGTTAGCCAGCGTTCCCGCTGCTCAACGGCTGCCGGGGCGGCCGACTATCCGCGCATCCACTGCGACTTTGAGATGTCGACGCACAGTGACATCTTCAAGACTTCCACGCCGCCCCTCAACTGGCCGAATCACACGCCCGAGGAGGAGATAGCTCTGGGTCCCGCCTGCTGGCTATGGGACTACCTGAGGCGCTCGGGACAGGGCGGCTTCTTTCTGCCCCTGAGCGGGGGCGTTGACTCCAGCAGCTCGGCCACCATCGTGCATTCCATGTGCCGCCAGATAGTCCAGGCTGTCCAGCTGGGCGATGCACAGGTGCTCCACGACATACGCAAGATACTGGCCGACACGGAATACACGCCGGATAATGCCGCCGGGCTATGCAACCGCCTGCTGGTGACCTGCTTCATGGGCAGTGTGAACAGCAGCAAGGAGACGAGGCGGAGGGCCGCCCAGTTGGCCAACCAGCTGGGCAGCTATCACATCGAGATCAGCATTGATCTGGCTGTGAATGCTCTGCTAGGGATCTTCAATGCGGTCACGGGTCTCACGCCCCGCTTCAAGACGCAGGGCGGCTGTGCCCGCCAGAATCTGGCGCTGCAGAACATTCAGTCGCGGATTCGGATGGTGCTGGCCTACATCTTTGCCCAGCTGATGCTGTGGGTGCGCAACCGGCCGGGCGGACTCCTGGTACTCGGCTCAGCCAATGTGGACGAGTCGCTGCGAGGGTATCTGACCAAGTACGACTGCTCCTCGGCGGACATCAATCCGATTGGTGGCATCTCCAAGATGGATCTGCGTCGGTTCCTGATCTACGCCAAGGATAAGTAAGTGATGTCCAGATTATAGGGTT
It encodes:
- the Nadsyn gene encoding glutamine-dependent NAD(+) synthetase, with translation MGRKVTVAVSTLNQWALDFEGNMARILQSILEAKDMGASYRTGPELEVCGYSCEDHFREPDTFLHSWEVLLEVMMSPICENMLVDVGMPVMHRNVAYNCRVAFFNRQLLLIRPKMAMCDDGNYRESRWFTAWTKSLQTEEFVLPRMIAQHTGQQTVPFGDAVIATRDTCLGYEICEELWNVRSKHIEMSLAGVELIVNSSGSYMELRKAHITTDLIRNASFKAGGAYLFSNLRGCDGQRVYFNGCSAIALNGELLARGQQFALQDVEVTLATIDLEEIRAYRVSQRSRCSTAAGAADYPRIHCDFEMSTHSDIFKTSTPPLNWPNHTPEEEIALGPACWLWDYLRRSGQGGFFLPLSGGVDSSSSATIVHSMCRQIVQAVQLGDAQVLHDIRKILADTEYTPDNAAGLCNRLLVTCFMGSVNSSKETRRRAAQLANQLGSYHIEISIDLAVNALLGIFNAVTGLTPRFKTQGGCARQNLALQNIQSRIRMVLAYIFAQLMLWVRNRPGGLLVLGSANVDESLRGYLTKYDCSSADINPIGGISKMDLRRFLIYAKDKFNLPALEGIIDAPPTAELEPLQENGELQQTDEQDMGMTYAELSEYGRLRKQSFCGPYSMFCRLVATWKGDLSPKEVADKVKHFFRCYAINRHKMTVLTPSVHAESYSPDDNRFDHRPFLYRPNWSWQFKAIDDEVDKLQPIYTPSSSAQLRPSSEDLLLSTQRSSHLDDSKHSSPLSSASASIDVGISTAAGVPLPGAAAPGGGLSKKPSGYSKVHVNVLGKIKDRTGIPV